The Pungitius pungitius chromosome 8, fPunPun2.1, whole genome shotgun sequence genome has a window encoding:
- the mafbb gene encoding v-maf avian musculoaponeurotic fibrosarcoma oncogene homolog Bb codes for MSDSHLGLQKNPMDFVSDFELMKFGVKKEDMQRIDRSFVGTCSQLQRPDSVSSTPGSTPCNSVPSSPNLNPNEQRNNPGGDQFWIPNNGGYPQQMYPQAFGLTPEDAMEALIGATAQQGHPSVPHGHQPPHFQAEYEGYGQLNEPVQHYGGLPGHPDMQGIHSSHCQDPYKDDMGCASPESPEDKQVLGAHHQHSRHDRLSNADSHFSDDQLVSMSVRELNRLLRGLGKDEVMRLKQKRRTLKNRGYAQSCRYKRVQQKHVLEHEKTSLVSQVETLKHELNRLMRERDAYKLKCEKLSGANCYHETGSTSDNPSSPEYLM; via the coding sequence ATGAGCGATTCGCATTTGGGGCTGCAGAAAAACCCCATGGATTTCGTCAGCGACTTTGAATTGATGAAGTTCGGCGTTAAGAAAGAGGACATGCAAAGGATCGACCGCTCCTTCGTCGGGACATGCAGCCAGCTCCAGAGACCGGACTCCGTTTCGTCCACTCCCGGCAGCACACCTTGTAACTCGGTGCCCTCCTCGCCGAACCTCAATCCGAACGAGCAGAGAAATAACCCCGGGGGCGACCAGTTCTGGATACCCAACAACGGGGGTTACCCGCAGCAAATGTACCCTCAAGCTTTCGGTCTGACACCCGAGGACGCAATGGAGGCCCTGATCGGCGCCACGGCGCAGCAGGGACACCCATCTGTGCCCCACGGCCACCAGCCGCCACATTTCCAGGCCGAGTACGAAGGGTACGGCCAACTGAACGAGCCCGTCCAGCACTACGGGGGGCTCCCGGGTCACCCCGACATGCAGGGCATCCACAGTAGCCACTGCCAAGACCCTTACAAAGACGACATGGGCTGCGCGTCCCCCGAGTCCCCGGAGGACAAGCAGGTCCTCGGGGCGCACCACCAGCACAGCCGCCACGACCGGCTGTCCAACGCCGACAGCCACTTCTCCGACGACCAGCTGGTGTCGATGTCCGTCAGGGAGCTCAACCGGCTCCTCAGAGGCCTCGGAAAGGACGAAGTGATGCGTCTGAAGCAGAAGCGACGAACCCTGAAAAACCGGGGTTACGCACAGTCCTGCCGGTACAAGCGCGTCCAGCAGAAGCACGTCCTGGAGCACGAGAAGAccagcttggtgtctcaggtCGAGACGCTGAAACACGAACTGAACAGACTGATGAGGGAGAGGGACGCATACAAACTTAAATGCGAGAAACTGTCCGGTGCAAACTGTTACCACGAAACTGGCTCCACCAGTGACAACCCCTCCTCACCCGAGTATTTGATGTGA
- the si:dkeyp-97e7.9 gene encoding DEP domain-containing mTOR-interacting protein, with translation MERTSSIRRKATHKGEVMIAGEQLRLRLHDGKLIKDRRYHLRTYPNCFVAQELIDWLVSHKEAPDRATAVRLMQHLMDHDILHHVCDKMPLLKDAKLLYRFRKDDGTFSFNREVKIFMRGQRLYEHLIGDKKSILQLREEHGVAYQRSFPGGQLIDWLLQNGEAESRCRGLELCRAMQEHGIIQHVAKKYEFFDSRLLYQFCINFRRRHRLSELLRESEKDDKGAIVSTQEDSRADSAFVWHKSSPQEDSNAFQSVRLSKDLTQVTRGHRGSLNSAQLHSSGFPLLVQLSLPSVRCNPKSVLRRHFTCEELFAPGAPLIKKVLTVIGDALGWGFVVRGTAPCYVQAVDPESPSAAAGVKVRQFVWQVNGRCVLYLNYRTVTRLVMTGPRTVVLEVLELLE, from the exons ATGGAGCGAACAAGCAGCATTAGGAGAAAAGCCACACATAAAGGAGAAGTAATGATCGCAGGAGAACAACTAAG GTTGAGACTCCACGATGGAAAGCTGATCAAGGACCGCCGCTACCACCTGCGCACGTATCCTAACTGCTTTGTGGCACAGGAACTAATCGACTGGCTAGTGAGCCATAAGGAAGCTCCAGATCGAGCGACGGCCGTCCGCCTCATGCAGCACCTCATGGATCATGACATCCTTCACCACG TCTGTGATAAAATGCCGCTGTTGAAGGATGCCAAACTGCTGTACCGTTTCCGCAAGGATGATGGTACGTTTTCCTTCAATAGAGAGGTGAAAATCTTCATGCGAGGCCAACGGCTCTATGAACA TCTCATAGGGGACAAGAAGTCAATTCTGCAGCTGAGAGAGGAGCATGGCGTTGCATATCAGCGCTCCTTTCCTGGCGGCCAGTTGATTGACTGGCTCCTTCAGAACGGGGAGGCGGAAAGCCGGTGCCGGGGACTGGAGCTGTGCCGCGCAATGCAAGAGCATGGCATCATTCAGCATG TGGCAAAGAAATATGAATTCTTTGACAGCAGATTGCTGTATCAGTTCTGCATCAATTTTCGCCGGAGACATCGCCTATCTGAACTTTTGCGCGAAAGTGAAAAGGACGACAAAGGCGCTATAGTGTCCACACAGGAGGACAGCCGTGCTGACAGTGCGTTTGTTTGGCACAAAAGCTCACCTCAGGAAGACAGTAATGCGTTCCAGTCTG TGAGGTTAAGTAAAGATCTGACACAGGTGACCAGGGGGCATCGAGGCAGCTTGAACTCCGCTCAGCTTCACTCTTCTGGATTTCCACTTCTGGTCCAGCTGTCTTTGCCCTCAGTGAGATGCAATCCTAAATCAG TGCTAAGAAGACATTTTACATGTGAAGAGTTATTTGCACCTGGAGCTCCTTTAATCAAGAAAGTGTTGACG GTTATCGGAGATGCCCTGGGCTGGGGCTTTGTTGTCAGAGGCACGGCACCTTGTTATGTGCAGGCTGTTGACCCCGAAAGCccttcagcagctgcaggtgttAAG GTGCGGCAGTTTGTGTGGCAGGTGAACGGACGGTGCGTCCTCTACCTGAACTACAGGACTGTCACCAGGCTGGTGATGACAGGGCCTCGCACCGTCGTTCTGGAAGTTCTGGAACTGCTagaatga
- the adnpa gene encoding activity-dependent neuroprotective protein a has product MYQLPVNNLTRIRRARKQVKKNLGDIGLEFCKEAAEEFKEFCPDEQYVKASLCIDICGWDSSYSKTQEYRSKPFCCTECPFSSKYYSGYKNHFRNVHRKIFESKILLNCPYCTFTASKRILETHVKIFHIPSSTRQNYGASQGAALGKKDKTFLDRVKQRDGVEKAMYFCKKCTFRDSLYNVVRRHIYREHFRHIVSPYFAIVPESSVKNGANPVNGNNILCKRCQFSTRSYEALVQHVVEYHERIGAQVTTMIGHANVIVSRPKSLPVTSQKGPLILRGQKLRTHPTAQPVIGYLKPVSPVKNQSSVTASQMRAIVPSNILMAESNAAGVNTAQTQKWKICTVCNELFPENLYNAHFESAHKAKRVWALAKYIMKIHNFTSKCLLCNRYLPSDTLLNHMLIHGLTCPQCHSAFHNVEKMIEHVAQAHPDDFVGPPGASPLTFDLTLKQDKSSNVQLVVLTFNMKESINGKGQSAAAQISVPPQVKLTAPRIIEKKTETVPRSFTALPYKSEVGKTLCPLCFTILKGPISDALAMHLRERHQVLQTMHPVEKKMTYKCIHCLGVYTSNMVASTITLHLVQCRAVGRSQAGEGFKSALTLNSSGAGFLKRQPPTQAMSNPKKMKLSKESKMSSTAVGNESESDGLALDPRGYEHKTYEARKNFLTSYFNRRPYLSSQEEEKLSASLWLWKSDIASHFATKRKTCERLCETRKLSVLLGFDMHAVKKVQHDLIFVESELFCTSTGRSGGLKSGTPSTDQNKQCETLNCTLKLSTCPETISIDSDSEPEAEDGPAENGRIDTNQDENVESEEAVNLTEDMEPLNTSDSSTEKECTLQDGNADALVTFC; this is encoded by the exons ATGTATCAGCTTCCAGTGAATAACCTTACGAGAATTAGAAGAGCTAGGaaacaggtgaaaaaaaaccttggagACATTGGACTTGAGTTCTGCAAGGAGGCAGCAGAG GAGTTCAAAGAGTTTTGTCCTGATGAGCAATATGTAAAGGCTAGTCTTTGCATTGATATCTGTGGTTGGGATTCATCTTACTCCAAAACACAG GAATATAGATCAAAGCCATTTTGCTGCACTGAGTGCCCCTTTTCTTCCAAATACTACTCAGGCTACAAGAATCACTTCCGCAATGTACACAGGAAAATCTTTGAGAGTAAAATTCTGCTCAACTGTCCATACTGCACGTTCACTGCAAGCAAGAGAATTTTGGAAACTCACGTTAAAATATTCCACATACCTAGTTCGACACGGCAGAATTATGGAGCTTCGCAGGGAGCTGCTCTGGGAAAGAAGGACAAAACGTTTCTTGATAGGGTAAAACAGAGAGATGGTGTGGAGAAAGCAATGTACTTTTGCAAAAAATGCACCTTTCGGGACAGTCTCTACAATGTTGTGAGAAGACACATATACAGGGAACATTTTCGGCATATTGTCTCACCATATTTTGCTATAGTTCCTGAATCATCTGTCAAAAATGGGGCTAATCCTGTCAATGGCAACAACATCCTTTGTAAGCGCTGCCAGTTTTCCACCCGCAGCTATGAGGCTCTAGTTCAGCATGTGGTAGAGTACCACGAGCGCATTGGTGCTCAAGTAACCACTATGATCGGACATGCTAACGTTATTGTTTCCAGGCCTAAATCCTTGCCGGTTACTTCTCAGAAAGGTCCTCTGATCTTAAGGGGCCAAAAACTTAGGACTCACCCAACAGCACAACCAGTTATTGGATATTTAAAACCAGTGTCCCCTGTTAAGAATCAGTCCTCTGTCACAGCCAGTCAGATGCGCGCCATTGTTCCAAGCAACATTTTAATGGCTGAAAGTAATGCTGCTGGGGTAAACACGGCACAGACACAGAAGTGGAAGATATGTACTGTTTGCAATGAGCTTTTTCCGGAAAACCTCTACAACGCCCACTTTGAGAGTGCACACAAGGCAAAGAGAGTTTGGGCACTGGCAAAGTACATCATGAAAATCCACAATTTCACCAGCAAGTGCTTGCTTTGCAACCGCTATCTGCCCAGTGATACACTGCTAAACCACATGCTAATCCACGGGCTCACCTGTCCACAGTGCCACTCTGCTTTCCacaatgtggagaaaatgaTCGAGCATGTTGCTCAGGCTCATCCTGATGACTTTGTCGGACCCCCTGGTGCATCCCCTTTAACCTTTGATCTCACCCTTAAACAAGATAAGTCCAGTAATGTACAGCTTGTTGTGCTCACTTTTAACATGAAAGAATCCATAAATGGTAAAGGCCAGTCTGCCGCCGCTCAGATTAGTGTTCCACCTCAGGTCAAACTCACCGCTCCCAGaataattgaaaagaaaaccgAGACAGTTCCACGAAGTTTCACTGCACTACCGTACAAGAGTGAGGTTGGGAAgactctctgtcctctgtgcTTCACTATCCTCAAAGGGCCCATCTCGGACGCTTTGGCCATGCATCTGAGGGAGCGACATCAGGTGCTTCAAACGATGCATCCGGTTGAAAAGAAGATGACATACAAGTGCATACATTGCCTAGGAGTATACACTAGTAACATGGTTGCCTCTACGATCACACTGCATCTAGTGCAGTGCAGGGCGGTTGGCAGGAGCCAGGCCGGCGAGGGCTTCAAGTCGGCCTTGACTCTGAACTCATCAGGGGCTGGCTTCCTCAAGAGGCAGCCACCGACGCAGGCCATGTCCAACCCCAAGAAGATGAAGCTGAGCAAGGAGTCAAAGATGTCCTCCACAGCCGTCGGGAATGAGTCTGAATCTGATGGCCTCGCTCTGGATCCTAGAGGTTATGAGCACAAGACGTATGAGGCCAGGAAGAACTTCCTGACTTCCTATTTCAACCGGCGACCATACCTCTCTTCtcaagaagaggagaagctctCTGCGAGTCTGTGGCTTTGGAAATCTGACATTGCAAGTCACTTTGCAACCAAGAGAAAGACGTGCGAGAGACTATGTGAGACCAGGAAGCTGTCTGTTTTGCTCGGCTTTGACATGCACGCCGTAAAGAAAGTCCAGCACGACTTGATCTTTGTGGAGAGCGAGCTTTTTTGCACCTCAACTGGGAGATCCGGAGGCCTCAAGTCTGGCACTCCAAGCACAGACCAAAACAAGCAGTGTGAGACACTAAACTGTACCTTAAAACTCAGTACCTGCCCAGAGACCATTTCCATTGACTCAGACAGTGAACCAGAAGCAGAGGATGGGCCTGCTGAGAATGGAAGGATTGACACAAACCAAGACGAGAATGTTGAATCTGAGGAGGCAGTGAACCTGACTGAAGACATGGAACCTTTGAACACGTCTGATTCCTCAACAGAGAAGGAGTGCACTTTGCAAGATGGAAATGCAGATGCTTTGGTGACTTTCTGTTAG